In Methanocaldococcus sp. FS406-22, the genomic stretch AAATATATGGCTATATATTATGCCCCCAATATTTTAAAAAAGAGATTGAATATTGAAGATGAAAATTTTTGGGAAATTATTGAGAGATATTTAACAAGCAGAGACATCAATATAGATATCTGCAAAGAAACAATCATTTTTGATGGAGAAAATTTAAGCTCTTGGAAATATAAAACAGAACTTGCTGTGTTGGGGGCTATCTTAGATGCTTATTATCAAATAAATAATATAAAGAACAAAATATTAAGATTCAATGAAAATGAGGAGATTGATAGAGAAGAACTTAGATTTGAAATTGATAATAGAGCATTAATTGCCATAGAGCTTGATTTTATCCATAAAAAGAAACTGTCAGAGATGTATCTTTTAGAATTCATAGAAAATATTAAAAATTTGAGATATATTAATGATAACTATGTAATCTATAGAAGTGGAAATTCCCTACTATGCGAGCCGGTTTTTGTAAGCTCCCATTTAAAAGAGCTTTATGGTAATGCTGTAGTTATTCACTGCTCAGCAACAATTGGGAATTTAAAGATGCATGCTTTAAAGACAGGAGTTGATAATCCTGACTTTTTAATTTTAGAAAGCCCATTCCCAAAGAATAGGAAGAAAATTATAGCCCTAAAAGATGGCGTTGATATGAAGTATGAAAGGAAAGATAGGGAGAAAGCAAATGAAAATTTATTGAAGATATTGGAAGCAATAAATGGAAACTCTTTAGTTTTATTTAAGAGCTTTGAGGACTTAGATAGCTTTTATAAATATTTAAAAAGAGAGATTACAAAAACAAACATTAAAAATAAAAACATCCATGTATATGAGCAAGGTATGGATGGAAAAGAAGCTAAAGAGTTAAAAGAGAGGTTTGAAAAAATTGGTGGGATTTTATTAGCCACTGGGAGGTTTGCTGAAGGAGTAGATATTCCTGGAGAGGCTTTAGTAGGAGTTGTTATTGATTCTTTGCCGTTTCCAGTTCCAACACCTCTAATATTGAGAGAACAGAAAATATTAGAAGAGAAATTTAAAATTAGGGGGATTAAAGATGCTCATTGGAGAGCTTTTTTAATGACATCATTTGATAGAATGGCAAGGACATTGGTTCAGATGATTGGAAGGCTAATAAGGACTGAAAATGATTATGGTGTTGTAGTTATACAAGATAAGAGGTTTGCAGATTGGGTAGGAAGAGTTATGAGAGAAAAAGGTTATCTAAAAGATAACTATGAGGTTATGAGTTTAGATATGGCTATAAAATATATTCCAAAGTTCATGAGCCAGTTTAGAAACTAAAATTTTTATTTTTAATTTTTACATTTAAATTAATAAATGTTATTGCCCAAAATAGAAAATGGTAGGGCGGCGGGGATTCAAACGAACCTTTTACTAAAAGGTTCATCAAAACAGGATGCATTGCCTCGCTTCGCTCGGCAATGCCTCTTAGATTACAGTGGGGCTGAACATAGTGAAGCCCCGCTCTGGGGTATACCAATAGGGGCTTTGCCCCTATGGAAATAAAATTATGGTAGGGCGGCGGGGATTCGAACCCCGGACCACTCGGTTATCAGCCGAGCACTCTAACCAGGCTGAGCCACCGCCCTACAACCACCAGAAGCAAAAATTAAATAATAATAAGTAATATATATACTTTTCGGTTATTTGTTAATTTGAATGTGTAAAAAATGTAAAGGATTGAAAATTTTGTTATTCAGTTGGGAATGGTGGTAATGGAGGGAGTGGAACTGGTGGTTTAGGCAATGGTGGTAGTAACTCTCTTTCTCCACTAAATGGAATTTCTTCGTCTCCAATATATGCACTTCCAGATATTTCAGCAAAAACTTCTTCACCATTTAATTTTCTAAGAATCTCATATCCCATCTTATTAATTGGTATATCTACTTTAACAGTTACTGGGTTTTCTCCTGGTGTTATTGTTATATCAGATATTTCTCCTTTTCCTAAACTATGACCTTCATCATCAACCATATTTAAAATTAATTTATCGATTGTAACGCTTTTTGAATTTGGATTGTATATTATTAAATCTACATCCATAGAAATATATTTTAAATTTATTTCTTCTCCATTTTCCATAGTTATTTTTAATTCAGGAGGCATTCCAGCCAACATTAATAATAAATCAGGACTCATAACTATTTTTTTAATTATTAATTCATTATGTAGGGTTATATCATCTACACTTATTTTAATTTCTGACTGTTGAGTTTGTGTTTGTTGTTGGTCATAGCTTTCATAATTATTACCATACTCATCATAAGATTCAGATTTTCCACTGTTGTATTTAGTCACTTCCTCAACATATACAGTTTTAGATGCTAAAACGTCTCCATTATATTCAGCTGTTATTGTATAATATCCCGATTCACAGAATATACAAGGCAATATTCCAGATTCATCGATTGTTCCCATATATTGACCATTAATGTAAATATCAACTCCCTCTGTTAAATTTCCATTAGAATCTATAACTACAATATAGTATGGTTTTTGTGCATATATTGTATCTGGAATATTACCATTTTTATCTATTATTCCAATATAATATTGAGAATATTCATTATTATTAGCGTTACTTGAAGATATTAACTCATTTAATATTTCTAAAGGGTCTGGTAGTTGTGGAGGTTGTGGAAGTGGTGGAATGATAACTGAAATATTAGGCAATTGCGGTGGTTGTGGTGGATTTGGAAGTGGTAGTTGTGAATTGTCAGATAATTGGAATGGAGATTCAAAAGTTGTTTTTCCAGTAATTGGAATTTTAATTTCTTTTATTTTTGCATCAACTACTGCATATCCGTCCACTCCTATGATTATATTCCCACCATTTTCTATAACATAATCTGGAGAAGGTAAATCATTTAATCCAATTGTTATTGGAATATCTATTGTTGTTATGCCATTTTCTTTAATGTATATGTTTTGTTTTTCAATATGTTTTATTTGTTTTACATTATTCCCATAGTTATCCATATAATAAACATCTGCTACAAGTTCTTTTATCTTCACTCCAATGTTATTTGGATTGTTTATTGTAATCTTTGCATCTATTTTTGTAGGAACTCCTGGCTTAACATTTATCTCAACATTGGTTATTGGAGATTTTATATTAGGTATTGCTATTTCAGTTTCTCCTTTAATAGGAACTTCAATTTCACTGATTTTTGCATCTACAAGAGCATATCCATCCACTCCAATAGTTATTTTACCATTTTTTGAGTTTTTTATTGCTGACATTATTTTGTCATTTGGTATGGATATTTGGAAGTCTATTGGCGTTGTTCCACTTTCTTTAATGTCTATATCTGATTTTTTCACTTGTTTAAGGATTACTTTTTCACCATTGTCCAACAAATAAACATCAAATTTAACCTTATTTATATGAATTCCAATAGGATTCGGATTATCTACTATAACTTTAACATCTAAGTTTGTTGTTTTTAAATCATCACTAAAACTACTCTTTATTTTAACATAGGTTGTTGGTGATTTTATTTCAGGTTCTGAAGTGCAACCTGCAATAATACACAACATTGCTACTAAGCTAAACATTATCCCCTTTTTTAGCGAATCCATGCTCTACACCTCATCATTTTGAAATTATAAAGCAATTTAAGGGTTTTTTCAATCACTTTGTTTTTAACATTTTTGTTAAATTTAGTATATTTACTAAAGTAGATATAGCTATGCATAAATATAAACTTTTCGCTTTTTTGTTAAATTTAGCAAAAATGTTAATTATCGTATAAATATGAAAATTCTCAAAAAAGCAAACATAAAAAATCATAAAAGGGCAGAATCATGCTTATTGAAGTATTAAGTAAAAAATATGTAAAGGAAATTTTAGAACTACTTAACGAAAAAGGGGAACTCCATTTTAGCCAAATTCATAGGGAGATTCCCACACACATGAGCAGTTTAAACAGAACATTAAACGAATTGGTAAAATTGGGATTAATATCAAAAAGAAAAGAAAACAACAAACAGGCATTACCAAAAACATACTACAAACTAACACCATTAGGAAAAAAGGCACTATTGTTGTATGAAGTAGAAAAAATTATTGAAAATTCAAAGAATAATCAAAATATTACTATTCAAATTATTAGCGGAAACAACCACAATATTATTAATGCAAAAATTGTTAATATTCATAATAAGTAATTGAAAATCAAAAAGATAGTTAAATACATTTTTATTTATTGTATTGGCTCTACCCTAACATTATCATAATAAGCCCTACCCCCTCCAATTCCTATTCCACCTTTAAGTATTGGAGTATTGTTATCAGTATATTCAATATATTTCTGTCCCCCTGCAAGGAAGATTATCTTATTACCTTTTGCTATAACCTCATACCTATAAAAATCTGTACCAGCAGGAGCCGCGTCGTAAGATTCAGCCAATTTTTCAACTTTAGTCCCATTAAATTTATAGAGGGCATATCCCATATCATACCCCTTTATTTCTATATAGTACCCAGCTTTTGCATGATTTGTCAATCTGAAATATATTTTTGGACTGTCCTCATCCTCCAATCGTTTTATATCAACAGTAAATATAAAATTAGTATAGTTCCTGTCAATATAAATTATTCCATTGTTTATTGGCATTGCAACTTTGTTTATTGATTTTTTATCCTCACTCATTACAGCTTCAATTTTAAAACCCCCCTTCTTAACCTTCCATTCTCCAAATGGGGCTTTTTCTCCTACAGAGTATGAAGAAAAATCATCATAAAATGATTTCGGGACAATTTCAAAACAACCACATAATCCAAGACATACAATTGGAATTACTAAAGCCACAATTAGTTTTTTAAAATTCATTATATTCACCTGATGTTGACACATCTATATATTGCTTCAATAACATCCTTTAATGTTGTATTGGTTTTTATTCCTTTCGGATTGTAATGTGTCACAGTAGCATTAAATCCCATCTCTTTTAATTGCTTTATAATATCCTGCATTGGTGGAACTGAAATCTTTAACATTTTTCCGATTTGGTGAGTGTCATAACATCCAACTTGATTTATAGCAGATTCTCCTTTAATGGCATTTAAAATCTTTAGAACTCTTTCACTAAATTTTCTTTCCCCAGCTATTTTTAAAGCCTCTTCAACAAGGTTTTTATCATACAAGTTACCAATATACAACGGTCCAGAGAAACCTTTCTCATAACCTTCTTCAAATTTTCTAATTATTTTGATTCCATTAACATCTTTAACATAGCCAAGCATGTCAAATATTTTATCGGCTCTCTTAGCCCCCCTATCTGTAATTAAATAAACTCTAACATAATGGTCGGTTGCATGGCAAAATACTGGCTTTAAGGCAAGCTCATATTTTGTAGCCATTCTCATAACATATCCAACTAAAACCCTCAATGCAAATTCATGACAATCCCTACCAAATAAAGGATAAGCCAAATATTTCCTTAAGCATGATTTTTTAGCTCTTCCACATAAAGCAGCAGTGTCTGTTGCAGTTAAACAGAGCAAACCATTTCTTGTTACCAAAGCCCTAATTGCCTGGTCTATATAAGGAGCTGGAGAACCAAACGGGTCTACATCAACAACATTGAAAAATCTAAAGTGCCTTGATAAAAATGTGTTGGCATCTTCATTAAAGACCTCTATATTATTAATTTCATTTAATTTGGCATTATTTAGTATCTTCTCATAAGCTTTTGGATTTATATCATTTAGAAAAACTTTCAAGTCCCCATTAAAGTTGAGTTCTTTTGCATATCTCAACCCTCTAATCCCACTTCCAGCCAATGCATCGGCAATATAAAATTTATCTTTTTTATGATACAAATTTAGAAATGCCTGAATTACTGCTATACTTATATCCCTACAGGTTTTCATTCTTGGATTGTAAAAGACCTCATCCTTTTTTGTAACTGTTAATTTATCTGGTACTTCAAAAACTACATCTCCTTCTTTTAGAATCATATTATCACACAGAATAAATTGTTTTAGTTTTATAAATTAAAATAAATTTAAAAATAGAGTCATAAAAGGTAGAAAATCTTAAAGAAATTTAAAAAGAAATTTTTATTTATTTATCCTCTCAATGGCTATCTTAACATTATATTTCTCTCCATTTGGTGTCTTTATCTCCCAATCTTTTTCATAATCTGCCTTTATCTCATCAACAAACTGCCCTCTAACCTCTCTCTCAATAATCTCCTTAAATTCATCTAAGTCAATGCCTTCAACCTTAACCTTAATTTTCTCCTCAATGTCTAAGTCCATATCCTTTCTCATTGCCTGAATTCTTCTTATTACTTCTCTCATCAATCCTTCTCTTATTAAATCATCAGTAATTTCAGTATTTATAAAGACAGTTCCTTTTGAGAACTCAACTCCTGCAATGTGTTCAGGAATCTCTAATCTAATCTCAACATACTCTGGTTTAATTTCATATCCATCTAATACAACAGCTCCTTCTTTCAATTTTTCCATCAACTCTTTAGCATCTGCTTTATTTAATGCCTCAACAACCTTTGGAACCTCACTTCTATATCTCTTACCCAACTCTCTGTAGTTTGGTTTTATTATGTATTTACTTCCCTCTACTTCTCCAAATTTGATGTTTTTGACATTACCTTGCTCTTTTATTATGTATTCAAATCTTTCCACTGCTTTTTTAACTTCTTCTCCACCAGCAATGGTTATTTCTTTCAATGGATATCTTAAGGTGTATTTTATTCTATCTCTTCCTCTGTAGATTGCATCAACTATATCTCTAACTATTGCCATGTCTCTCTCTAATTCCTCATCAATAAACTCCTCATCAACCTCTATTTTATTCATGAAGATACTTTCTTCCATATCATCTGTCTTTAGGTTTTGATATATTGCCTCTGCAGTGTGTGGGGCTACTGGAGCCAATATTGTAGCCAACTTTAATAAAACATAGTAAAGTGTTTGATATGCCGCTAATTTATCAACATCCTCTTTTTCCTTCCATGTTCTGTCTCTAATCAACCTAATATACCATCTACTTAGGTCATTTAATATGAAATCCTTTAATGTCCATGTGTAAGTGTGGAAGTAAGGAACTTCAAGGTTTTCAATTGCTATCTTAGCAACTGTATTTACTCTACTTATAATCCATTTATCTTCATCTTTTAAATGCTCAAAGTATTTTTCATCTGGTTTGAAGTTATCTAAGACCATGTAATTTACAGCAAACATATAGGCATTCCATAATGTGTTGAATAAGCTTAGAACATCATCCATCTCACTCCAAACAAACCTCAAATCCTCCCAAACCTTGTTTGCACTCAATAAATAGAATCTCAACAAATCAGCCCCATATTTTTCAACAACATCGTCTGGATTAACTATATTTCCTAAACTTTTACTCATCTTGTCTCCATGCTCATCCAAGGTAAAGCCATGCATTAAACATTTTTTGTATGGAATGTCGTTGAATACAATAGCTGAGAGTGCATGTTGTGAATAAAACCACTTTGTAACTTGGTCATGCCCTTCAGTTATAAAGTCAGCTTTTTTAAGCTCTTTTACTCCAATTGAAGCATAAGGTGCTAAACCAGAATCAAACCAAACATCTAAAACATCTGGGACTCTCTTCATTTCTCCTCCACATTCACATCTCAACTTTATTTTATCAACTGTTGGTTTATGTAAATCATTAATTTCTCCAACTTCATCTTTATTTATCATTCTTTCCTCTAATTCTTCAACACTTCCCACAACTATATATTTTCCACACTTCTCACAAACCCAAACTGGGAGAGGAATTCCCCAATACCTCTGCCTACTTATATTCCAATCCCCAACAAACTTAACTCCATTTATATATCTTGTTTCAACCCAGTGTGGAATCCACTGAACTGTTTTAGCATGCTCTATAATGTTATCTTTAATCTTTGATATCTCCAAGAACCACTGCTCTGTAGCTCTAAACAGCAATGGTGTTTTACATCTCCAACAATGTGGATAACTGTGCTTTATCTTACCAGCATAAACTAATAATCCTTTATCTTTTAGAGTTTCAATTATTTCAGCATCTGCATCTTTAACAAAAATGCCCTTCCATTTTCCTTCTGTATATCTACCTTCATCATCTATTGGTGAATAGATTGGTAAATTGTATTTTTTACCAACTTCAAAGTCCTCTTCCCCATGCCCTGGAGCTGTATGGACTAAACCAGTTCCTCCCTCTAAGGTTACATGCTCTCCTAAAATAACTGTGTGGGCATTTTCCAATTCTGCAAATTCTTTTTGCCTCTCATTCTCTTCTAACAATGGATGAATATATTTTATTCCCTCTAATTCTTTTCCTTTAACTTTTTTGATTATTTTGTAGTTTTTGATGTTGTGGGCTTTTTTAGCCTTGTTTATAACCTCATCAACTAACTTTTCAGCAATAATCCAAACCTCTTTTTTATCATCAAATTCAACTTCTACATAGGCGTAGTCATATTCTGGATGAACGGTTACAGCCAAATTAGCTATTAAAGTCCATGGTGTTGTTGTCCAAATTACAACATAAGTGTTTTCATCATCCTTTAATTTGAATTTCACATAGACGGATGGGTCGTAAACATCTTTATACTCTCCTCTAACCTCATGCTCAGCTAAAGCCGTCTCACATCT encodes the following:
- a CDS encoding ATP-dependent DNA helicase, producing MEFESYIKEKFPYPKVREPQKRMMLKIYECIKNRRNLIVEAPTGVGKTLGYLIPALYFAERGKRVLILTETIDQQVRIYEDLSSLKHNLKVAFLMGKSNFICKSKGGKANRLYCQLNKKCPYRPNKRPICYCGTKKQPVNLGDKVIYYCPYCTCEYQKAKVESILADIVVMNNSMFYYAKEDIEAKRDIDIIICDEAHKLENSIRNTSTIIINPDLSINRLKYMAIYYAPNILKKRLNIEDENFWEIIERYLTSRDINIDICKETIIFDGENLSSWKYKTELAVLGAILDAYYQINNIKNKILRFNENEEIDREELRFEIDNRALIAIELDFIHKKKLSEMYLLEFIENIKNLRYINDNYVIYRSGNSLLCEPVFVSSHLKELYGNAVVIHCSATIGNLKMHALKTGVDNPDFLILESPFPKNRKKIIALKDGVDMKYERKDREKANENLLKILEAINGNSLVLFKSFEDLDSFYKYLKREITKTNIKNKNIHVYEQGMDGKEAKELKERFEKIGGILLATGRFAEGVDIPGEALVGVVIDSLPFPVPTPLILREQKILEEKFKIRGIKDAHWRAFLMTSFDRMARTLVQMIGRLIRTENDYGVVVIQDKRFADWVGRVMREKGYLKDNYEVMSLDMAIKYIPKFMSQFRN
- a CDS encoding family 16 glycoside hydrolase, with product MNFKKLIVALVIPIVCLGLCGCFEIVPKSFYDDFSSYSVGEKAPFGEWKVKKGGFKIEAVMSEDKKSINKVAMPINNGIIYIDRNYTNFIFTVDIKRLEDEDSPKIYFRLTNHAKAGYYIEIKGYDMGYALYKFNGTKVEKLAESYDAAPAGTDFYRYEVIAKGNKIIFLAGGQKYIEYTDNNTPILKGGIGIGGGRAYYDNVRVEPIQ
- a CDS encoding helix-turn-helix domain-containing protein, with protein sequence MLIEVLSKKYVKEILELLNEKGELHFSQIHREIPTHMSSLNRTLNELVKLGLISKRKENNKQALPKTYYKLTPLGKKALLLYEVEKIIENSKNNQNITIQIISGNNHNIINAKIVNIHNK
- the ileS gene encoding isoleucine--tRNA ligase; amino-acid sequence: MKKVEPVNFRELDKKIKKFWEENDIYQKVKKKNEGNEEFYFVDGPPYCSGAIHLGTAWNKIIKDTYLRFKRMQGYNVLDKAGWDMHGLPIEVKVENEFGIKNKKEIETKIGVEQFIEKCKEFALKHKEIMESQFKNLGVWLDWENAYMPITKEYMEIGWWTLKVAHEKGLLTKDLRVVYWCPRCETALAEHEVRGEYKDVYDPSVYVKFKLKDDENTYVVIWTTTPWTLIANLAVTVHPEYDYAYVEVEFDDKKEVWIIAEKLVDEVINKAKKAHNIKNYKIIKKVKGKELEGIKYIHPLLEENERQKEFAELENAHTVILGEHVTLEGGTGLVHTAPGHGEEDFEVGKKYNLPIYSPIDDEGRYTEGKWKGIFVKDADAEIIETLKDKGLLVYAGKIKHSYPHCWRCKTPLLFRATEQWFLEISKIKDNIIEHAKTVQWIPHWVETRYINGVKFVGDWNISRQRYWGIPLPVWVCEKCGKYIVVGSVEELEERMINKDEVGEINDLHKPTVDKIKLRCECGGEMKRVPDVLDVWFDSGLAPYASIGVKELKKADFITEGHDQVTKWFYSQHALSAIVFNDIPYKKCLMHGFTLDEHGDKMSKSLGNIVNPDDVVEKYGADLLRFYLLSANKVWEDLRFVWSEMDDVLSLFNTLWNAYMFAVNYMVLDNFKPDEKYFEHLKDEDKWIISRVNTVAKIAIENLEVPYFHTYTWTLKDFILNDLSRWYIRLIRDRTWKEKEDVDKLAAYQTLYYVLLKLATILAPVAPHTAEAIYQNLKTDDMEESIFMNKIEVDEEFIDEELERDMAIVRDIVDAIYRGRDRIKYTLRYPLKEITIAGGEEVKKAVERFEYIIKEQGNVKNIKFGEVEGSKYIIKPNYRELGKRYRSEVPKVVEALNKADAKELMEKLKEGAVVLDGYEIKPEYVEIRLEIPEHIAGVEFSKGTVFINTEITDDLIREGLMREVIRRIQAMRKDMDLDIEEKIKVKVEGIDLDEFKEIIEREVRGQFVDEIKADYEKDWEIKTPNGEKYNVKIAIERINK
- a CDS encoding LEA type 2 family protein, which encodes MDSLKKGIMFSLVAMLCIIAGCTSEPEIKSPTTYVKIKSSFSDDLKTTNLDVKVIVDNPNPIGIHINKVKFDVYLLDNGEKVILKQVKKSDIDIKESGTTPIDFQISIPNDKIMSAIKNSKNGKITIGVDGYALVDAKISEIEVPIKGETEIAIPNIKSPITNVEINVKPGVPTKIDAKITINNPNNIGVKIKELVADVYYMDNYGNNVKQIKHIEKQNIYIKENGITTIDIPITIGLNDLPSPDYVIENGGNIIIGVDGYAVVDAKIKEIKIPITGKTTFESPFQLSDNSQLPLPNPPQPPQLPNISVIIPPLPQPPQLPDPLEILNELISSSNANNNEYSQYYIGIIDKNGNIPDTIYAQKPYYIVVIDSNGNLTEGVDIYINGQYMGTIDESGILPCIFCESGYYTITAEYNGDVLASKTVYVEEVTKYNSGKSESYDEYGNNYESYDQQQTQTQQSEIKISVDDITLHNELIIKKIVMSPDLLLMLAGMPPELKITMENGEEINLKYISMDVDLIIYNPNSKSVTIDKLILNMVDDEGHSLGKGEISDITITPGENPVTVKVDIPINKMGYEILRKLNGEEVFAEISGSAYIGDEEIPFSGERELLPPLPKPPVPLPPLPPFPTE
- a CDS encoding tRNA (guanine(10)-N(2))-dimethyltransferase; translation: MILKEGDVVFEVPDKLTVTKKDEVFYNPRMKTCRDISIAVIQAFLNLYHKKDKFYIADALAGSGIRGLRYAKELNFNGDLKVFLNDINPKAYEKILNNAKLNEINNIEVFNEDANTFLSRHFRFFNVVDVDPFGSPAPYIDQAIRALVTRNGLLCLTATDTAALCGRAKKSCLRKYLAYPLFGRDCHEFALRVLVGYVMRMATKYELALKPVFCHATDHYVRVYLITDRGAKRADKIFDMLGYVKDVNGIKIIRKFEEGYEKGFSGPLYIGNLYDKNLVEEALKIAGERKFSERVLKILNAIKGESAINQVGCYDTHQIGKMLKISVPPMQDIIKQLKEMGFNATVTHYNPKGIKTNTTLKDVIEAIYRCVNIR